CGATCGCGCCGGCGCGAAAGACGCCCGAGTCGCCGCGGGTGTAGTTTTCGAAATAGACGTCGCCGCCGTTTCCGCCGTTGCCGGTGGTGCCGGTCCCTCCGGAAAGAAGCATCTTGAGGCCGCTCACGGCGACGAGTCCGCCGAGGGCGCCCCCGCCTCCCCCTCCGCCGCCTCCGCACGCGGGAACGATCGCCGCCGCCACGACCAGGACGCCCAGACGCCCAAGAAACGCGCGCATCCTGCCCTCCGTACCAAACGTGAAAAAGAGCATCGTTCCCCGCGGGCGGGAAGACGGCCGAGTGTGCCCGGAATTCCGCCGGCTGTCAACAACAATTCTGAAAAATACCAGCAGACCCGCAGTTCAACGCGCGATGAGGTCGGCGCTGGACATCGCCCGCCCGCCGTGGTATCGTACGTCGTCGTGAACCCGATCCGGCCCCGATCCTGGACGGCCCTCGTCTGGGCGGCCTTCCTTCTGGCGGCCCCGCTCGCCGCCGCCGTTCACGCGGCCGAAGCCCACCGGGACGCCGGGCCCCCTCCCTGTGAAGATACCTCTCTCCATCTCTGCGCCTCCAAGCCGGAACCCCACGCCGACGCCTGCCTCCTTTGCCGCGCGGCCTCGGAACGGGCCGCGCCGGAACCTCTCGCGATCCGAACCGGCTGCGTTCCCGACGAACCCGCGCCCGAGGCCGCCCCCGGCGGCCCGGTCGCGCCGGCGCTTTTCCCCTCCTCCGCCCCCCGCGCCCCTCCCGCGGACGCCCGCTAGATCCGGCGTCCGATGACCGTTTCTTCAACGTTCACAGGGAGGGATCATGCTCTCACCGATCCTTGTTCTTCTCCTCCTCCGTCAGGATCCCGCCGCTCAGGACCGGGACCTCCGCGAGAAGGTCGAAGCGCTCGAGCGCAAAGTGCAGGAGCTCGAGCGCAAACAGGCCGATACCGTCTCCGCCAACCCGCTCAACGTCCTTAATCCCACGATCACGGTCTTCGGAAACCTCCTCTGGAGGCTCGACGACCGCGATCTCGTCACCGAAGAGGGCGACGAGATCGACGACACCGTCAACCTCCGCGAAGTCGAGCTCGACTTCCGCGCGGCGATCGATCCCTACGCCGACGGCGTGGCCATCGTCGCGATCGAGTCCGAAGTCCCCGGGGAGTTCGAAGTCGCCATGGAAGAGCTCCTCGTCAACATCAAGTCGCTCCCCGTGGGGTTCTGGGAAAGCCCGCCCTTGGGGACCAAGATTACGCTCGGTCGCATGCGCACCGAGTTCGGACGCAACAACCGGCTTCACCTTCACGACCTGCCCCAGCTCAACCGGCCGCCGGCGGTCGAACAGTTCCTCGGCGAGGAAGGCCACGCCGCCACCGGCGCCTCGGCCCAGATGTTCCTGCCTTCGCCGGGCGACACCGCCCTCGAACTCACCCTCCAGGGCTTCCAAGGGGGCAACGTTCCGCTGGCCCAGGAACGCAGCCGCCCCGCCTGGCTGGCCAACCTCCGGTTTTTCCTGCCCCTGACCGACGAGCATTCCTTCGACGTGGCCCTCATCGGCTTCTACGGGCACAACGACCCGGACGGCCGGCGCCAGAGCCGCGCGGCAAGTCTCGACTGGCTCTATCGGTGGAAACCCCTCCGCGCGGGCCAGTCCCGATCCTTCCTCCTGGGCGGCCAGTTCTTCTACGCCCGCCACGAATTCGAAATCGACACCGACGGAGACGACATCCCCGACACGGGCGCGGCGGAATCGCCCTTCGGCTACTACGTCTGGGCGCAGGTTCAGATCTCCCGGCCCCTCTACGTCGGCGTCCGCTGGGACCGGACGGACGTCCTCACCGAAGAGGAATCCTATCTCCGCCGCGTCCAGCCGTACGTGAGCTGGTACCTGAGCGAGTTCTTCCGCCTCCGCGTCGCCTACGAGCACACGTGGAGCAACCTCGAGGAGGAAGACGGACTCGACTCCGTCCTCTTCGAGGCCAACGTGGTTTTCGGATCCCATCCTCCCGAACCTTTCTGGGTGAACAAATGAGAATCACCGTCCTGGCGCTCCTGGCGGCCGCGTCCGCGGCCGCCCAGGAGGCGCCCAAGAAGAAAGTCTTGTGCACGCTGCCGGTCCTGGAGTCTCTCGTCCGCGAAGTGGGCGGCGACGCCTTCGACGTCGGCTCCCTCTCCCGGCCCGACCAGGACCCGCATTTCGTCTCCCCCACGCCTTCCCTCATGAAAAAGCTCCGCGAGGCGGATCTTTTCATCCAGATCGGCCTCCAGCTGGAGCTCTGGGCCGACCCGGTGGCCGACGGCTCGGGCAATCCGCGCGTCCAGAAGGGGGGCCCCGGGAGAATCACGGCCTCCGCGGGCATCCCCCGCGAGGAGGTTCCCAAGGTCCTTTCCCGCGCCGAAGGGGACGTCCACCCCGAAGGGAATCCGCATCTCTGGCTCGATCCTCTCCGCGCCAAGGCGATCGCCGAGAACATCGCCCGCGCGCTCGAGGCCGCGGCGCCCGAGCGCAAGGCCGAGATCGAGGCGCGCCTGAAGCGTTTCAAGGACCGGATCGACGAAGCCGTCTTCGGCGCCGACCTCGTCCGCGAGGCCGGCGGCGCCGCGCTCACGCGGCGGGCGCTCGACGGGACGCTGGCGGCCTGGCTCGAGGAGCGCAAGCTCTCCGACAGGCTCGGCGGCTGGCTCCGCAAAGCCGCGCCGCTGCGCGGCCGCAAGGTCGTGGAGTTCCATCGCACCTGGGTCTACTTCGCGCGCCTCTTCGGACTGGAGATCGTCGGAAGCGTCGAACCCAAGCCCGGCATCGCCCCCGGACCCCAGCACCTGGCGCGCCTGCGCGAACTTCTCCGCCAGGGAGGCGCGGGCCTCATCCTCGTCGAAAACTACCAGGACCTTTCGAATCCCCGAGCGCTCGAGGAGCAGACGGGCGTCCGGATGGTCGTTCTGCCCACCCAGCCGGGGGGCGAACCCGGAACGGAGGATTACTTCAAGATGATCGATTTCATCCTCGGCCGACTTTTGGAGGGCGCCAAGGACCGATGAACCTCCAGCCGTTCCCGTGGTGGTTTTATCCGCTCCTCATGTGCCTGGTCCTGACGGGGATCCACGGCTACCTGGGGATCCACGTTCTCACGCGCAAGGTCATCTTCGTGGACCTGGCCATGGCGCAGATAGCGGCCTTGGGGGCGGCGTACGCGGTCTTCCTGGGGTACGACCCCCGGGACCCCGCGGACGCCGTCCCCCTTTATCTCTTCTCGCTCGCCTTCACGCTGGCCGGGGCGG
The DNA window shown above is from Planctomycetota bacterium and carries:
- a CDS encoding metal ABC transporter substrate-binding protein, whose protein sequence is MRITVLALLAAASAAAQEAPKKKVLCTLPVLESLVREVGGDAFDVGSLSRPDQDPHFVSPTPSLMKKLREADLFIQIGLQLELWADPVADGSGNPRVQKGGPGRITASAGIPREEVPKVLSRAEGDVHPEGNPHLWLDPLRAKAIAENIARALEAAAPERKAEIEARLKRFKDRIDEAVFGADLVREAGGAALTRRALDGTLAAWLEERKLSDRLGGWLRKAAPLRGRKVVEFHRTWVYFARLFGLEIVGSVEPKPGIAPGPQHLARLRELLRQGGAGLILVENYQDLSNPRALEEQTGVRMVVLPTQPGGEPGTEDYFKMIDFILGRLLEGAKDR